One segment of Salvelinus fontinalis isolate EN_2023a chromosome 42, ASM2944872v1, whole genome shotgun sequence DNA contains the following:
- the LOC129840921 gene encoding ATP-dependent RNA helicase DHX15 isoform X1, whose translation MSKRHRLDLGDDYSNKKRSDGKDRDRDRDRDERSKDRDRDRDRDRDRDRDVKPSVVPPNTMMAGGGMLPLKQTAMQQQINPFTNLPHTPRYYEILKKRLQLPVWEYKERFNDILARHQSFVLVGETGSGKTTQIPQWCVDMVKSLGGPKKAVACTQPRRVAAMSVAQRVADEMDVMLGQEVGYSIRFEDCSSAKTILKYMTDGMLLREAMNDPLLERYGVIILDEAHERTLATDILMGVLKEVVRQRSDLKVIVMSATLDAGKFQVYFDSCPLLTIPGRTHPVEIFYTPEPERDYLEAAIRTVVQIHMCEEEEGDCLLFLTGQEEIDEACKRIKREIDDLGPEVGDIKVIPLYSTLPPQQQQRIFEAAPPRKPSGAIGRKVVVSTNIAETSLTIDGVVFVIDPGFAKQKVYNPRIRVESLLVTAISKASAQQRAGRAGRTRPGKTFRLYTEKAYKTEMQDNTYPEILRSNLGSVVLQLKKLGIDDLVHFDFMDPPAPETLMRALELLNYLAALNDDGDLTELGSMMAEFPLDPQLAKMVIASCEFNCSNEILSITAMLSVPQCFVRPTEAKKAADESKMRFAHIDGDHLTLLNVYHAFKQNHESTQWCYDNFVNYRSLMSADNVRSQLSRIMDRFNLPRRSTEFTSRDYYINIRRALVTGFFMQVAHLERTGHYLTVKDNQVVQLHPSTVLDHKPEWVLYNEFVLTTKNYIRTCSDIKPEWLVKVAPQYYEMGNFPQCEAKRQLERIVAKLQTKEYSQY comes from the exons ATGTCTAAAAGACACCGTTTAGATTTAGGCGATGACTACTCAAATAAAAAGAGATCTGATGG gaAAGACAGAGATCGCGACAGGGACCGTGACGAGCGCTCTAAAGACAGGGACCGCGACAGAGATCGCGACCGGGACCGAGATAGGGATGTGAAGCCCTCTGTCGTGCCTCCCAACACCATGATGGCCGGTGGAGGCATGCTGCCTCTCAAGCAGACAGCCATGCAGCAGCAGATCAACCCGTTCACAAACCTGCCCCACACGCCGCGCTACTATGAGATCCTGAAGAAGAGGCTGCAGCTGCCTGTGTGGGAGTACAAGGAGCGCTTCAACGACATTCTGGCACGCCACCAGAGCTTCGTGCTCGTCGGAGAGACGGGCTCCGGGAAAACCACACAG atcCCCCAATGGTGTGTGGACATGGTGAAGAGCTTGGGCGGCCCCAAGAAGGCAGTGGCCTGTACCCAGCCCAGGAGGGTGGCAGCCATGAGCGTGGCCCAGAGGGTGGCCGACGAGATGGACGTCATGCTGGGCCAAGAGGTGGGCTACTCCATACGATTCGAGGACTGCAGCTCCGCCAAGACCATACTGAA GTATATGACAGACGGTATGTTGCTTCGGGAAGCCATGAACGACCCCCTGCTGGAGCGGTATGGCGTGATCATCCTGGATGAGGCCCACGAGAGAACGCTGGCCACGGACATCCTAATGGGAGTCCTGAAGGAGGTGGTCCGACAGAGGTCAGACCTCAAG GTGATTGTGATGAGTGCTACGTTAGATGCCGGGAAGTTCCAAGTGTACTTTGACAGCTGTCCACTGCTGACCATTCCCGGACGCACACACCCCGTGGAGATCTTCTACACCCCCGAGCCGGAGCGGGACTACCTGGAAGCCGCCATCCGCACGGTCGTGCAGATCCACATgtgtgaggaagaggagggggactgTCTGCTGTTCCTCACCGGACAAGAG GAAATTGACGAGGCCTGTAAACGGATCAAACGGGAGATTGACGACTTGGGACCTGAAGTCGGAGACATCAAAGTCATTCCACTATATTCCACACTGCCTCCCCAGCAGCAACAAAGAATCTTTGAGGCCGCACCCCCCAGGAAGCCCAGCGGTGCAATAGGAAGAAAG GTTGTGGTTTCCACAAACATTGCTGAGACATCCCTTACCATCGACGGAGTGGTGTTTGTGATCGATCCCGGTTTTGCCAAGCAAAAG GTGTACAACCCTCGTATCAGGGTGGAGTCTCTCCTGGTCACGGCGATCAGCAAAGCCTCGGCGCAGCAAAGGGCGGGCCGCGCTGGCAGGACACGGCCAGGGAAGACTTTCCGCCTCTACACTGAGAAAGCCTACAAGACTGAGATGCAG GACAACACGTATCCTGAGATTCTCCGGTCCAACTTGGGTTCTGTCGTGTTGCAGTTGAAGAAGCTGGGTATCGATGACCTGGTGCACTTTGACTTCATGGACCCACCAG CCCCGGAGACCCTGATGCGGGCGCTGGAGCTGCTCAACTACTTGGCGGCGCTCAACGACGACGGCGACCTGACAGAGCTGGGCTCCATGATGGCAGAGTTCCCGTTGGACCCCCAGCTGGCCAAGATGGTGATCGCCAGCTGCGAGTTCAACTGCTCCAACGAGATCCTCTCCATCACCGCCATGCTGTCAG TCCCGCAGTGTTTCGTCCGCCCCACCGAGGCTAAGAAGGCGGCGGACGAGTCCAAGATGCGGTTCGCCCACATCGACGGAGACCACCTGACGCTCCTCAACGTCTACCACGCCTTCAAACAAA ACCACGAGTCTACACAGTGGTGCTACGACAACTTTGTGAACTACCGTTCGCTGATGTCGGCCGACAACGTGCGCTCGCAGCTGTCCCGGATCATGGACCGCTTCAACCTGCCCCGGCGCAGCACCGAATTCACCAGCAGAGACTACTACATCAACATCCGCCGAGCGCTCGTCACAGGCTTTTTCATGCAG gTGGCTCATTTGGAGCGCACGGGCCATTACCTCACAGTCAAGGACAACCAAGTGGTCCAGCTACACCCGTCTACTGTCCTGGACCACAAGCCAGAGTGGGTGCTCTACAATGAGTTTGTCCTCACCACCAAGAACTACATTCGCACCTGCTCGGATATCAAACCGGAATG GCTGGTGAAGGTTGCTCCTCAGTACTACGAAATGGGCAACTTCCCACAGTGTGAAGCCAAGAGGCAGTTGGAGCGAATTGTTGCCAAACTCCAGACAAAGGAGTATTCCCAGTACTGA
- the LOC129840921 gene encoding ATP-dependent RNA helicase DHX15 isoform X2 — protein sequence MVICKRKDRDRDRDRDERSKDRDRDRDRDRDRDRDVKPSVVPPNTMMAGGGMLPLKQTAMQQQINPFTNLPHTPRYYEILKKRLQLPVWEYKERFNDILARHQSFVLVGETGSGKTTQIPQWCVDMVKSLGGPKKAVACTQPRRVAAMSVAQRVADEMDVMLGQEVGYSIRFEDCSSAKTILKYMTDGMLLREAMNDPLLERYGVIILDEAHERTLATDILMGVLKEVVRQRSDLKVIVMSATLDAGKFQVYFDSCPLLTIPGRTHPVEIFYTPEPERDYLEAAIRTVVQIHMCEEEEGDCLLFLTGQEEIDEACKRIKREIDDLGPEVGDIKVIPLYSTLPPQQQQRIFEAAPPRKPSGAIGRKVVVSTNIAETSLTIDGVVFVIDPGFAKQKVYNPRIRVESLLVTAISKASAQQRAGRAGRTRPGKTFRLYTEKAYKTEMQDNTYPEILRSNLGSVVLQLKKLGIDDLVHFDFMDPPAPETLMRALELLNYLAALNDDGDLTELGSMMAEFPLDPQLAKMVIASCEFNCSNEILSITAMLSVPQCFVRPTEAKKAADESKMRFAHIDGDHLTLLNVYHAFKQNHESTQWCYDNFVNYRSLMSADNVRSQLSRIMDRFNLPRRSTEFTSRDYYINIRRALVTGFFMQVAHLERTGHYLTVKDNQVVQLHPSTVLDHKPEWVLYNEFVLTTKNYIRTCSDIKPEWLVKVAPQYYEMGNFPQCEAKRQLERIVAKLQTKEYSQY from the exons ATGGTAATCTGTAAAAG gaAAGACAGAGATCGCGACAGGGACCGTGACGAGCGCTCTAAAGACAGGGACCGCGACAGAGATCGCGACCGGGACCGAGATAGGGATGTGAAGCCCTCTGTCGTGCCTCCCAACACCATGATGGCCGGTGGAGGCATGCTGCCTCTCAAGCAGACAGCCATGCAGCAGCAGATCAACCCGTTCACAAACCTGCCCCACACGCCGCGCTACTATGAGATCCTGAAGAAGAGGCTGCAGCTGCCTGTGTGGGAGTACAAGGAGCGCTTCAACGACATTCTGGCACGCCACCAGAGCTTCGTGCTCGTCGGAGAGACGGGCTCCGGGAAAACCACACAG atcCCCCAATGGTGTGTGGACATGGTGAAGAGCTTGGGCGGCCCCAAGAAGGCAGTGGCCTGTACCCAGCCCAGGAGGGTGGCAGCCATGAGCGTGGCCCAGAGGGTGGCCGACGAGATGGACGTCATGCTGGGCCAAGAGGTGGGCTACTCCATACGATTCGAGGACTGCAGCTCCGCCAAGACCATACTGAA GTATATGACAGACGGTATGTTGCTTCGGGAAGCCATGAACGACCCCCTGCTGGAGCGGTATGGCGTGATCATCCTGGATGAGGCCCACGAGAGAACGCTGGCCACGGACATCCTAATGGGAGTCCTGAAGGAGGTGGTCCGACAGAGGTCAGACCTCAAG GTGATTGTGATGAGTGCTACGTTAGATGCCGGGAAGTTCCAAGTGTACTTTGACAGCTGTCCACTGCTGACCATTCCCGGACGCACACACCCCGTGGAGATCTTCTACACCCCCGAGCCGGAGCGGGACTACCTGGAAGCCGCCATCCGCACGGTCGTGCAGATCCACATgtgtgaggaagaggagggggactgTCTGCTGTTCCTCACCGGACAAGAG GAAATTGACGAGGCCTGTAAACGGATCAAACGGGAGATTGACGACTTGGGACCTGAAGTCGGAGACATCAAAGTCATTCCACTATATTCCACACTGCCTCCCCAGCAGCAACAAAGAATCTTTGAGGCCGCACCCCCCAGGAAGCCCAGCGGTGCAATAGGAAGAAAG GTTGTGGTTTCCACAAACATTGCTGAGACATCCCTTACCATCGACGGAGTGGTGTTTGTGATCGATCCCGGTTTTGCCAAGCAAAAG GTGTACAACCCTCGTATCAGGGTGGAGTCTCTCCTGGTCACGGCGATCAGCAAAGCCTCGGCGCAGCAAAGGGCGGGCCGCGCTGGCAGGACACGGCCAGGGAAGACTTTCCGCCTCTACACTGAGAAAGCCTACAAGACTGAGATGCAG GACAACACGTATCCTGAGATTCTCCGGTCCAACTTGGGTTCTGTCGTGTTGCAGTTGAAGAAGCTGGGTATCGATGACCTGGTGCACTTTGACTTCATGGACCCACCAG CCCCGGAGACCCTGATGCGGGCGCTGGAGCTGCTCAACTACTTGGCGGCGCTCAACGACGACGGCGACCTGACAGAGCTGGGCTCCATGATGGCAGAGTTCCCGTTGGACCCCCAGCTGGCCAAGATGGTGATCGCCAGCTGCGAGTTCAACTGCTCCAACGAGATCCTCTCCATCACCGCCATGCTGTCAG TCCCGCAGTGTTTCGTCCGCCCCACCGAGGCTAAGAAGGCGGCGGACGAGTCCAAGATGCGGTTCGCCCACATCGACGGAGACCACCTGACGCTCCTCAACGTCTACCACGCCTTCAAACAAA ACCACGAGTCTACACAGTGGTGCTACGACAACTTTGTGAACTACCGTTCGCTGATGTCGGCCGACAACGTGCGCTCGCAGCTGTCCCGGATCATGGACCGCTTCAACCTGCCCCGGCGCAGCACCGAATTCACCAGCAGAGACTACTACATCAACATCCGCCGAGCGCTCGTCACAGGCTTTTTCATGCAG gTGGCTCATTTGGAGCGCACGGGCCATTACCTCACAGTCAAGGACAACCAAGTGGTCCAGCTACACCCGTCTACTGTCCTGGACCACAAGCCAGAGTGGGTGCTCTACAATGAGTTTGTCCTCACCACCAAGAACTACATTCGCACCTGCTCGGATATCAAACCGGAATG GCTGGTGAAGGTTGCTCCTCAGTACTACGAAATGGGCAACTTCCCACAGTGTGAAGCCAAGAGGCAGTTGGAGCGAATTGTTGCCAAACTCCAGACAAAGGAGTATTCCCAGTACTGA
- the LOC129841138 gene encoding uncharacterized protein C4orf54-like, protein MEAVEKTLTYRDDTGPYRKLLPGNDDKNQCNPKAKSDESNYVDLDDLLDMNSEGTKTVKVTFTGDGNQLAVFKCNSDTSGEKSSGVREIDENVDQIYEETSKDRWADRPVSEEPPMDTYLTELNSNVDLENDNTTEPQSEIVPRDYNVPGECEELKYTDMYLNSKTESDDGESVVFSDHCTPDTVIDESHYITTHEIQLTELDHDVDYDFGRGTCWDIEDDNLVYSFVDYASFESDETTEETLIGLVDGRSQAKVKSSKAQCNVHQRVSGCTVVSTESEFCDSDKCPSSDESICKNQNSSGNSAGQIHLSIKTSSRAINDSNNIIENENICYNTKHMGDRSHFFFTSTDARAEALCDRSQYFIPAPGRQHFATKLRGKDVNEYSSGASSSISELDDADKEVRNLTAKSFRSLACPYFDAINLSTSSESSMSENGLGLNKWSAFVDLKYGNMSHGREQNLIAHKSATATFEISKNADYKSIHGIAISNKKGPQTKMCSLNTKISSPQHASSSTQNVELTGPFEPGSEVVTLTKTLNFRCNVEAGSPEPGKSPKHSENASGARSMDEVTGTLPAKPGYEVSYQHSDAGDSMEGTHKKASFASSLLKNVISKKMQFEQERKMERGEIWDTHPTHSPCFQCKDQYGIIERDTERGVHSQSSESGSGYTSNSSDEQGAVDSIPNSCDPKEERTRTLASFQPINEARLDSQKDACEPTRGSLGHSQNSAFKSWRDGEPEPQDEHEIRTVLDGTHSTTDNTGERELDTRAVSSKLTKLSHLFVPSSQRLPKDTELKIQVSDSTFLGAQKEQQWDRERKFRPDNNAGIVKGSKAPEIKIRLRSVKENKCNPLNIDNLLTPNISYPIKSAGDSTCQVLPASDRVPHFMVRDIRDNKCKFQTPIHHVRDVRKLVKSSYRLVSVDNSESKGAVAPATASLREDNKASKKQPGKKSPPSSIVIKCQSVNTNSRTKQGVLVTEAPKQRQIENDRSSPKPSPDCAKNEPTSLHRATGRPPIGFAKHPNTDQSEAKQKQEKMVEAGERKPESKIPKQVALEKLKAAVKTMEQLYVFDRNEWKRKSQAPWPITDSHVLSLIAKEEHGGPEELGSAGGRERLITETNTDKLPETCNNQEEKGCLRIIHVPFIKDTFKTQSQQSKMFSNKSVFHLGNSIKTAVSSSSSASRNGPQPCSPSHATSMVKSISTKTPKAPLSLEICPPKRALVDRGRFKSSPTTETPPQPIKSGNPDSENYLTIPVEGRCVGQVKLSIQEQVFPSSPAASQPGITDTKRSEHTSIQSLKRSPVVMETQPTDTPTTPTTTTIYHRSLPVVKQGAPQPQVFCFSPSIAPLPTTPSGGDPFQSTQRKMLFDPTTGQYYLVDTPSEPVTRRLFDPEMGQYVDVPMPMPQLQPVTPMSVSPLALNTGGVYAPTYMIYPGFLSPMLPAQTVITPQVASYVASQLEDDSADTAHGKYTLVRGGGQEGNMTGAESPYYSATGGSVPASVPITLGHHVTTRGSAALSEGKPPVISITSQQRPRIIAPPSFDGTTMSFVVEHR, encoded by the coding sequence ATGGAAGCAGTTGAGAAAACTCTCACTTACCGAGATGACACCGGACCTTATAGAAAGCTGCTCCCTGGAAATGACGACAAAAACCAGTGCAACCCTAAGGCAAAAAGTGACGAATCCAATTATGTTGATTTGGATGACTTACTTGATATGAATTCAGAGGGCACAAAAACTGTTAAAGTGACTTTCACCGGTGACGGTAACCAGCTTGCAGTTTTCAAATGCAACAGTGATACGTCCGGAGAGAAGAGCTCCGGGGTTCGCGAGATTGATGAAAATGTGGATCAAATCTATGAGGAAACATCGAAGGACAGGTGGGCAGATAGGCCTGTCTCGGAAGAACCCCCCATGGACACGTATTTGACAGAATTGAACAGCAATGTGGACTTGGAGAATGACAATACGACAGAACCCCAGAGCGAAATTGTGCCTCGTGATTATAATGTCCCCGGCGAGTGTGAGGAGTTAAAATACACAGACATGTATTTGAACAGTAAAACCGAATCGGACGACGGTGAGAGCGTAGTATTTTCAGACCATTGTACGCCTGATACGGTGATAGACGAATCGCACTACATTACAACGCACGAAATccaactgacagagcttgaccaTGATGTCGATTATGATTTTGGACGGGGAACCTGTTGGGATATTGAGGACGATAATCTGGTTTATTCATTTGTGGATTATGCCTCTTTTGAAAGCGATGAAACAACGGAGGAAACGTTGATAGGCCTAGTGGATGGTAGGAGCCAGGCGAAAGTAAAAAGCAGCAAGGCGCAATGTAATGTGCACCAACGTGTATCTGGTTGTACAGTTGTCAGCACTGAAAGTGAGTTTTGTGACTCTGACAAATGCCCCAGCTCAGATGAAAGCATTTGTAAAAACCAAAACAGTAGTGGGAATTCGGCGGGGCAAATTCACCTGTCAATCAAGACGTCATCAAGAGCAATAAACGACTCTAACAATATCATTGAGAATGAAAACATTTGTTATAATACCAAGCACATGGGAGACAGGAGTCACTTCTTTTTTACAAGCACTGACGCCAGAGCGGAAGCCTTGTGCGATAGATCCCAATATTTTATCCCAGCCCCGGGACGTCAACACTTTGCAACTAAATTAAGAGGGAAAGATGTTAACGAATATTCCAGCGGTGCGTCAAGTTCGATAAGTGAACTGGACGACGCCGATAAAGAAGTGCGTAATTTAACCGCCAAATCATTTAGGAGTTTAGCATGTCCCTATTTCGATGCTATAAATTTGAGCACTTCAAGTGAGTCTTCAATGTCAGAAAATGGGCTTGGCTTAAACAAGTGGTCAGCTTTCGTTGACCTTAAATATGGTAATATGTCACATGGCAGAGAGCAAAATCTAATCGCCCATAAGAGTGCAACTGCAACTTTTGAAATTAGCAAGAACGCAGACTATAAGAGTATACATGGTATTGCCATAAGCAATAAGAAAGGACCCCAAACCAAGATGTGTTCTTTGAATACAAAAATATCTAGTCCACAACATGCATCTTCCTCTACCCAAAACGTAGAGCTTACAGGCCCATTTGAACCAGGCAGTGAGGTTGTCACTTTGACAAAGACATTGAATTTTCGCTGTAATGTTGAAGCGGGGTCACCTGAACCCGGGAAGTCTCCCAAACATTCAGAAAATGCGTCAGGAGCACGTTCCATGGATGAAGTTACCGGCACCTTGCCAGCCAAGCCAGGATATGAAGTGAGCTACCAACACAGTGACGCGGGTGATAGCATGGAAGGCACACATAAGAAGGCAAGTTTCGCATCAAGTCTCTTAAAAAATGTAATTTCCAAAAAAATGCAATTTGAACAGGAGCGcaagatggagaggggggagatatgGGACACGCATCCCACGCATTCCCCATGCTTTCAATGCAAGGATCAATATGGGATaatagagagggatacagagagaggcgTGCATAGTCAATCCTCAGAATCGGGTTCGGGATACACAAGCAATTCTTCTGATGAACAAGGGGCTGTGGACAGTATACCTAATTCGTGTGACCCCAAGGAAGAGCGTACAAGAACATTAGCAAGCTTTCAGCCCATAAATGAGGCACGACTAGATTCTCAAAAGGATGCATGCGAGCCCACAAGAGGATCCCTGGGCCATAGCCAAAACAGCGCATTCAAATCATGGAGGGATGGTGAGCCAGAGCCCCAAGATGAACATGAAATTCGTACCGTTTTAGATGGGACACACTCCACAACAGATAACACGGGGGAAAGGGAGTTAGACACCAGAGCTGTAAGTAGCAAGCTAACTAAATTGTCACACTTGTTTGTTCCAAGTTCCCAGCGTCTCCCTAAAGATACGGaattgaaaatacaagtgtccGACAGTACTTTCCTCGGTGCGCAAAAAGAGCAACAGTGGGACCGGGAGAGAAAGTTTAGACCTGACAACAATGCAGGAATCGTGAAAGGGTCAAAGGCACCCGAGATAAAAATACGCCTGAGGAGCGTAAAAGAAAACAAATGCAATCCGCTAAATATTGACAACTTGTTAACCCCTAATATAAGTTATCCAATAAAGTCAGCAGGTGACTCCACATGTCAGGTGCTGCCAGCGTCAGACAGAGTGCCACACTTTATGGTTAGGGATATAAGAGACAATAAGTGCAAGTTTCAGACGCCAATTCATCATGTAAGAGACGTGCGTAAATTGGTCAAGAGTTCATATCGTTTAGTCTCAGTGGATAACAGCGAGAGTAAAGGCGCAGTCGCCCCTGCAACTGCCTCATTACGCGAAGATAATAAAGCTTCTAAGAAACAACCCGGTAAAAAATCGCCTCCCTCTTCAATTGTAATAAAATGTCagtctgtaaatacaaatagcagaaCTAAACAGGGTGTGCTTGTAACCGAGGCTCCAAAGCAGAGACAAATTGAGAACGATAGGTCATCCCCGAAACCATCTCCAGACTGTGCCAAAAATGAACCCACGTCGCTGCACAGGGCGACGGGCAGACCTCCAATTGGCTTCGCTAAACACCCCAACACAGATCAGTCCGAGGCTAAACAGAAGCAGGAAAAAATGGTCGAGGCAGGTGAACGCAAACCGGAGTCGAAAATACCAAAACAGGTGGCGTTAGAGAAACTAAAGGCGGCCGTTAAAACAATGGAACAGCTTTATGTTTTCGACAGAAATGAATGGAAGCGCAAGAGCCAGGCTCCCTGGCCTATTACAGACAGTCATGTTCTGTCACTCATTGCTAAAGAGGAGCATGGTGGCCCGGAGGAGCTAGGTTCAGCAGGTGGCAGAGAGAGGCTTAttacagagacaaacacagacaagTTGCCAGAAACATGCAACAATCAAGAAGAGAAAGGTTGTCTAAGAATAATCCATGTCCCATTCATAAAGGACACATTTAAAACCCAGTCACAACAAAGTAAAATGTTTAGTAACaaaagtgtgtttcatttgggGAACAGCATTAAGACAGCTgtcagtagcagcagctctgctAGTAGGAATGGGCCACAACCCTGTTCTCCATCACATGCAACCTCTATGGTGAAAAGCATTAGCACTAAGACCCCGAAAGCTCCACTGTCATTGGAAATATGCCCCCCAAAACGAGCCCTGGTGGACAGGGGACGGTTCAAAAGCAGCCCCACCACAGAAACACCACCACAGCCCATCAAATCTGGCAACCCAGATTCTGAAAACTACTTAACAATACCTGTAGAAGGCAGGTGTGTCGGTCAAGTGAAACTGTCCATTCAAGAGCAGGTATTCCCAAGCAGCCCTGCTGCCAGTCAACCTGGCATCACCGACACCAAGAGATCCGAGCATACTTCTATCCAGTCCCTCAAACGGTCCCCTGTTGTCATGGAGACGCAGCCCACGGATACCCCCACcacccccactaccaccaccatctaccaccgctCTCTACCAGTGGTCAAGCAAGGAGCCCCCCAGCCGCAGGTGTTCTGCTTCTCCCCGTCCATTGCCCCCCTGCCCACAACCCCTTCGGGGGGAGACCCCTTCCAGTCTACCCAGAGGAAGATGCTCTTTGATCCCACCACCGGACAGTACTACCTGGTGGACACTCCGAGTGAGCCAGTCACCCGGCGTCTCTTCGACCCTGAGATGGGCCAGTATGTGGACGTGCCCATGCCTATGCCACAGCTGCAGCCAGTGACCCCCATGTCTGTGTCCCCCCTGGCGCTGAACACGGGAGGGGTGTACGCACCCACCTACATGATCTACCCGGGGTTCCTCTCACCCATGCTTCCTGCACAGACGGTGATAACACCCCAAGTCGCATCCTACGTGGCATCCCAATTGGAGGACGACAGCGCGGATACGGCTCACGGGAAATACACCCTGGTGCGTGGGGGGGGACAGGAGGGTAACATGACGGGGGCAGAGAGCCCCTACTACAGTGCTACTGGAGGGTCAGTGCCAGCGTCAGTGCCCATCACCTTGGGCCACCACGTCACTACCCGGGGGAGTGCGGCCTTGTCAGAAGGGAAACCACCGGTCATCAGCATCACGTCGCAGCAACGCCCGAGAATCATTGCACCACCCTCCTTCGATGGGACGACCATGAGCTTTGTGGTGGAGCATCGGTAA